The Arvicanthis niloticus isolate mArvNil1 chromosome 2, mArvNil1.pat.X, whole genome shotgun sequence genome includes a window with the following:
- the Kcnk15 gene encoding potassium channel subfamily K member 15, which yields MRKQSARTAALILCILSYLLVGAAVFDALESEAERSRQRLLARKRGEFRRKYRFSADDYRELERLALQAEPHRAGRQWRFAGSFYFAITVITTIGYGHAAPGTDSGKVFCMFYALLGIPLTLVTFQSLGERLNALVRCLLLAIKRCLGLRRPHVSAENMVVAGLLLCAATLALGAAAFAHFEGWTFFHAYYYCFITLTTIGFGDFVALQRDEALQRKPPYVAFSFLYILLGLTVIGAFLNLVVLRFLASADAPERAAHRRASVFRRRARSSRIRADASTCIAYPFHQLETWACDNPAFSPPLSPEAVHHCHSSPDRPRARRKSI from the exons ATGAGGAAGCAGAGCGCGCGCACGGCGGCGCTCATCCTGTGCATCCTGTCCTACCTGCTGGTGGGCGCCGCGGTCTTCGATGCGCTGGAGTCCGAGGCAGAGCGCAGCCGGCAGCGGCTGCTGGCTCGGAAGCGGGGCGAGTTCCGCAGAAAGTATCGCTTCTCCGCTGACGATTACCGCGAGCTGGAGCGCCTGGCGCTGCAGGCCGAGCCGCACCGCGCCGGCCGCCAGTGGCGCTTCGCGGGCTCCTTCTACTTCGCCATCACGGTCATCACCACCATCG GATATGGCCATGCAGCACCGGGAACGGACTCCGGCAAGGTGTTCTGCATGTTCTATGCCCTCTTGGGCATCCCCCTGACGCTGGTCACCTTCCAGAGCCTGGGCGAGCGTCTGAACGCACTGGTGCGGTGTCTGCTGCTGGCAATCAAACGTTGCCTGGGCCTGCGGCGGCCGCACGTGTCAGCTGAGAACATGGTGGTGGCCGGGCTGCTACTGTGCGCTGCCACCCTGGCCCTAGGCGCCGCTGCCTTCGCTCACTTCGAGGGCTGGACCTTCTTCCACGCCTACTACTACTGCTTCATCACCCTCACCACCATTGGCTTCGGCGACTTCGTGGCGTTGCAGAGAGACGAGGCGCTGCAGAGGAAGCCACCCTACGTGGCCTTCAGCTTCCTCTACATCCTGCTGGGGCTCACGGTCATCGGTGCCTTCCTCAACCTGGTGGTCCTGCGCTTCCTCGCCAGCGCTGACGCCCCAGAGCGCGCAGCCCACCGTCGTGCCAGCGTGTTCCGCAGGAGGGCGCGCTCGAGCCGCATCCGCGCCGACGCCTCCACCTGCATCGCGTACCCCTTCCATCAGCTGGAGACATGGGCCTGTGACAACCCGGCCTTCTCACCCCCTCTGAGCCCAGAAGCCGTGCATCATTGCCACAGTAGCCCAGATAGACCCCGAGCCCGGAGGAAGTCCATCTGA